Proteins from one Mycobacterium sp. EPa45 genomic window:
- a CDS encoding thiolase family protein, translated as MRETVIVEAVRTPVGKRNGGLSGMHAADLSGLVLNALAERTGLDPATVDDVVWGCVSQVGDQSSNIGRFSVLAAGWPESIPGTTVNRACGSSQQALDFAAQAVMSGQQDVVVAGGVEVMSRVPLGSARATGMPYGPKVLERYDDFSFNQGISAEMIAQKWGFSRTDLDEFSARSHELAAAAQDRGAFDDQIVPVSTDGGVVSADEGIRRGTTVEKLAGLKPAFTEDGVIHAGNSSQISDGAAALLVTTAEYAAAQGWRPLARYVAGAVAGANPVMMLTGPIPATEKVLSKTGLGVDDIGVFEVNEAFAPVPLAWQADTGAKAERVNPLGGAIALGHPLGGSGAVLMTRMLYHMRDNGIRYGLQTMCEGGGTANATVVELINQGT; from the coding sequence ATGCGGGAAACGGTGATCGTCGAGGCGGTGCGCACTCCGGTCGGTAAGCGAAACGGCGGGCTGTCGGGTATGCATGCCGCCGACCTGTCGGGGCTGGTGCTGAACGCGCTCGCCGAGCGCACGGGCCTGGACCCGGCAACGGTCGACGACGTGGTGTGGGGCTGTGTGTCCCAGGTTGGTGACCAGTCCAGCAACATCGGCCGGTTCTCCGTCCTGGCGGCCGGCTGGCCGGAGTCGATTCCGGGGACCACGGTGAACCGGGCCTGCGGATCCAGCCAGCAGGCACTGGATTTCGCCGCTCAGGCGGTGATGTCCGGCCAGCAGGATGTGGTGGTCGCAGGCGGCGTCGAGGTGATGAGCCGCGTTCCGCTCGGGTCGGCGCGTGCCACCGGAATGCCATACGGCCCCAAGGTCCTCGAGCGCTACGACGACTTCTCGTTCAACCAAGGCATTTCGGCGGAGATGATCGCGCAGAAGTGGGGGTTCTCCCGCACCGACCTCGACGAGTTCTCAGCGCGCAGCCACGAACTGGCCGCGGCCGCACAGGATCGCGGGGCCTTCGACGATCAGATCGTTCCGGTGTCCACCGATGGCGGTGTGGTGAGTGCCGATGAAGGTATCCGGCGCGGGACCACCGTCGAGAAGCTGGCCGGCCTCAAGCCGGCCTTCACCGAGGACGGTGTCATCCACGCAGGCAACTCCTCGCAGATCTCCGACGGTGCCGCGGCTCTGCTGGTGACCACCGCCGAATACGCTGCGGCACAGGGCTGGCGGCCGCTGGCGCGGTATGTCGCCGGTGCGGTTGCCGGGGCCAACCCGGTGATGATGCTGACCGGTCCGATTCCGGCGACGGAGAAGGTGCTGTCCAAGACCGGACTGGGTGTCGACGACATCGGCGTCTTCGAGGTCAACGAGGCCTTCGCGCCGGTGCCGTTGGCGTGGCAGGCCGACACCGGCGCCAAGGCCGAGCGGGTCAACCCGCTCGGCGGGGCGATCGCGCTCGGTCACCCACTGGGCGGCTCGGGTGCGGTACTCATGACCCGCATGCTCTACCACATGCGCGACAACGGAATTCGCTACGGGCTGCAGACGATGTGCGAGGGCGGCGGCACCGCCAATGCGACCGTCGTCGAGCTGATCAACCAAGGGACCTGA
- a CDS encoding acyl-CoA dehydrogenase family protein, with protein sequence MRRDLFTEDHEAFRELARDFIEKEVVPAYPVWEKAGRMPRETFAKLGETGIMGITLPEEYGGGGQDDYRYNVVLQEEAARALVTLSTVRTQLEVILPYFLHYANDEQRARWFPGLAAGTLLTAVAMTEPGTGSDLAGVRTTAVRDGDDYVLNGAKTFITGGMQADLVVVVARTSTDPDNRRAGLTLLVVEDGMAGFTRGRELEKMGCKVQDTAELSFVDVRVPAANVLGEQGQAFSYLGHNLAQERLTVAVGSVAQARSAIAAAIEYTQSRKAFGTPVASFQNTKFELAACSTEVEAAQAMLDRAVSLHVEGALSGADAARVKLFCTEMQQRVIDRCLQLFGGYGYMMEYPIARLYTDARVARIYAGTSEVMKVIIAKSLGL encoded by the coding sequence ATGCGCCGCGATCTGTTCACCGAAGACCACGAGGCGTTTCGCGAACTCGCGCGAGACTTCATCGAGAAGGAGGTCGTGCCCGCCTACCCGGTTTGGGAGAAGGCGGGGCGGATGCCGCGTGAGACGTTCGCCAAGCTCGGGGAGACCGGGATCATGGGCATCACCCTGCCCGAGGAGTACGGCGGCGGCGGGCAGGACGACTACCGCTACAACGTGGTGCTGCAGGAAGAGGCGGCCCGCGCCCTGGTGACCCTGTCGACGGTGCGGACCCAGCTCGAGGTCATCCTGCCGTACTTCCTGCACTACGCGAACGACGAACAGCGTGCCCGCTGGTTCCCGGGCCTGGCCGCCGGGACGCTGCTGACCGCGGTCGCCATGACCGAGCCGGGCACCGGGTCGGACCTGGCCGGGGTGCGCACCACCGCGGTGCGCGATGGCGACGACTACGTTCTCAACGGCGCAAAGACTTTCATCACCGGCGGCATGCAGGCCGATCTGGTGGTCGTGGTGGCGCGGACCTCCACCGACCCAGACAACCGTCGTGCCGGGTTGACCCTGCTGGTGGTCGAGGACGGGATGGCGGGCTTCACGCGTGGGCGTGAACTCGAGAAGATGGGCTGCAAGGTGCAGGACACCGCGGAGCTGTCGTTCGTCGACGTCCGCGTGCCGGCGGCCAACGTACTGGGGGAGCAGGGGCAGGCCTTCTCCTACCTCGGGCACAACCTGGCGCAGGAGCGGCTCACCGTGGCCGTCGGCTCGGTGGCCCAGGCCCGCTCCGCGATCGCGGCCGCCATCGAATACACCCAGAGCCGCAAGGCTTTCGGGACGCCCGTCGCGTCGTTTCAGAACACCAAGTTCGAACTCGCCGCCTGCTCTACCGAAGTCGAAGCCGCCCAGGCCATGCTCGACCGGGCAGTGAGCCTGCACGTCGAGGGTGCGCTCAGCGGCGCCGACGCCGCCCGCGTCAAGCTGTTCTGCACCGAGATGCAGCAGCGGGTGATCGATCGCTGCCTGCAGCTCTTCGGCGGGTACGGCTACATGATGGAGTATCCGATCGCCCGGCTCTATACCGACGCGCGAGTAGCCCGGATCTACGCCGGGACCAGCGAGGTGATGAAGGTGATCATCGCCAAGTCGCTGGGGCTGTAG